TCTCTGCAGACTAGCGGTGTGAcacagcggagagagagagagagagagagagagagagagagagagagagagagagagagagagagagagagagagagagagagagagagagagagagagagagagagagagagagagagagagagagagacactcagCGGCTTCATGAATATCCTCGGCTTCACCAgcttccccccctccctccttttttCATCTCTTCCCTTCCACAGTGGTCTTCCCTAtctatccccctctcccccaccccTCAGCCTCCACGGAGAAGCCCACCAACCCCTCCCTTCTCCAGCGCCGACTCACAGTATCTCCATTAATCCCATATCCACCCCTCCCATCAGTACCCCCGGCTCTGCTCCTGCTTTTCCTTCTCTTTATTTCTTATTAGCACCTCACACCCGTTCCCTTGCCTCCAGTCAAGCATAATTTGTACCTCGCTATCTTACACGCAAACCAACCAATTCAGTAGACACATTATCATTAAGGGGTCACGCCAAGTGAGCCAAGCTACTCCTCCCTCCCATATACAAACATCTTCTCTTTTGTTCTTCGCTCCTGTTGGCTGTGTTGTTCGATAGTCACCCAAGATCTAATGTTTCACTGCAACATTTTGTGGGTATTCTCTCAGTGCAGAGGACTGTAGCAGTCCTGAAACTGAAATAATATTAATTCTATTGACACTGACAGTAAAGTCTAAGTATGTACACATGAAGAAAGCTTCTCCACAGTGAGATAACTAGCAAAACCTGTGTTGTCTTCAAGTTGCAGAGACTGTCGTGGTACCCAGGATGATAGTGAAACAAGTCAGCTCTTGGTTGGCATGGTAAGGTGGAAATTCAACACTGTGGTCTGTACCTCTCCATTGTCCTATGGTAAAATACTTGTCTACTATTTATTTTCAATACGTGGATAGCAGCCTTATATATCTCAGAAGAGAGAACAGGGCCACACGGCGGCACGGTGggtgagcactgttgcctcacagcaagaaggtcctgggttcgaaccccaggccgtcccaggtcctttctgtgtggagtttgcatgttctcctcgtgtctgcgtgggtttcctccgggtgctccggtttcctcccaccatcaaaaagacatgcgtgttagggttaatactcctgcctgtgcaagGCAATGGGGGGAaataactggaggtggtccccatgtgctgcatggcggctgcccactgctcttagctacacagctaggatggggtaaatgcagagagggaatttcattgtgtgtatagacaaatgacaaataaagagtattctattacTACGCTTTTACTGATGACTCTGCTTTTGAAAACCAATGATACCTCAGGTACATGGAATTTACACCGAtgcatgtgcgtgcacatgtgtgcgcgcacacacacgtacacaattaTATCAGCGCCGATTGTGATCCTGTTCAGTTTTCCCCCGCGGCTTTTACAGGTATCACCTAGATTTGATGTACGTCCTGTATCCACGCTGATTGTTTTTCTATTTTAAAAAGTGACTGCACAAAGAAGCTTTGCTTCAAAAAATCCCAGCCAGCTCACTAAATCAAACCCACTGATTAattatgagagcgagagagagaaagagagagagagagcgagagagagagagagagagtcaggctCCGCAGCGACCTGCAGAAAGGTATAGTAGTCAAGCGTAATTGGTCTTAACAATAACCAGTGTTTAGTTTATTAGACAATAACACTTAAATGTGCTTCAAAAGCCTCACATCAGATAATAAATTCCGTTAATCTATTTCCACTGTGGTCTACAACCTTAACAATCCAGGCAACAAGACAGAGACAACATTCAGACCATTATGACAAATTACCGACACAAGTCAATAGCCTGTATTTCAATTTAGATTTTCCTCAACATGTCTTGACAACAAGTTAAGGGCAAGTACAAGAGAAACATAAATAGTAAAGTTCTTTGCTTGGGCTTTCCATTGGCTCTACCACTTGTTGAGCTCTGCCTTCATTCAGGCTGATGGGAGTGAAGGTCAGTGTGAGGAGGCAAGTTGTTCCATTCTGGTGCTTCATGTACTGTTTAAATAAAAAGCATACTGACCAACTCTAGTTTTTATTCTATCTAAGCTCAGATTCACAAAGCTACAGATTTAGTTTTGGGGTTTAACTTGAAATAAGTCTTGCGGAGaggcctttttttgttgttttgacaACCCTATATATCATGTTGGGCCTAGATTGGGATGCTGTGACAATGATTAACCAGGAATAATCACGATCACTCTTGGTCTGTATGCTGACATGCTGAGCCAGTTTATGTCAACGGGAGCCTTTCAAAAGAAGCAATGGCAAAACCATAGCTCTGATTTAAGCTAACGGAGAGCTTGAGTTGACAGTCTTGTGTCCCAGACCAGCAACAAATGCAAAATCTAACAGGCCGGTTCTAAGGAGGGCCAGGTTGGGCTAAGCCCACAGAGATGGTCGAGTAGCCCACCCTACAAAAGTTGCTTTGGAGGATGAGGGGAAgttcattcatacatacataggcCTGCGCAAGCCTTATAGACACACAAATAGGAGTGAGCAATGTTTTGAACCTATTTACCACTTACTCCTCTTCATCCCTGATGGGACATAAGGCTATGATGAGCTTTCTCCACTGCACTCAATCCTTGACAGCTTGCTCTCCCCACGTCATGTTCATCTTGGACAGCTCCTTGGTCACCGTTTGACGCCAGGTGGTTTTGGGCCTCACAACATAATTTCACATTACCTAGCCACTCACACCCATGCATGTACCAAGAATTTCCCAGGCATTACTTGGCTGACACCCTGGCAAGTTTTCTCTCAAGGGATGACTATAAATACCCACATTTTTAACAGGCAGGAGGCAGACTCGATCCTCCAGGATCCCTTCCCTTTCTGTTATTGACCCTCAGGCCTTCCTTGTGGTAATATGTAACAGGCCCCATGGTGCTGATACCAGTTTAATCATAAAGGGGGGTCCACCAATCCCAGCTGCCCTTTCCCAAAAAAACTTTAAGCTCTTCCTTTCAGCCTGCAGCACAGTATAGCATCATATTCGTCGGTGATTCCCTTAGTTATTAATGTCACAGACCTCATTTTTGGAGGGAAATTTTAGAAGATGTTGCATTAAAATAATTTTCAGCAGCTTCAAATGCTTTGATATGAGCCCACACCCAACTCTATGCTGGTTCTAACTGATGACATTTTAAATGCTAATTAATTTAAGTACAAAAACTAAAGTAggtaaacaaataaaaaaatgaaattaataaAGAATACCATATGCTATCTGTTTTCCAGTAATGTAATATTAAATCCACTGTCAACTTGGCTCAAATGTAAAAATATCTATGTGATTTTTAAGAGGTGCAACTTTAAGAAACACCAACCAAAGTTTCAATGAAAAAAAAgcacaggcgccccagccgaccagaggaggcactagcacaGCGACcgcatagccacatccggcttcctacccgcagacacggcaaattgtgtctgtagggactagggatgccccccgaaacccggttctaaacgggaaccggttctaaattagtaaaaaccggagcatttttaagatccgacgttttcggttctgctatcggtagtcggtaggtactcgagaaatcatggagtgggatttatattgtggcaattgtgtttttcgaagaatttaaacgtcgcgaacataatcttgtttgccgttttctccatctctctgtctcgctctcttactgcgcgaggggcggggctgtgctgtgctccacacactctctcacacacgcgcagacagctctgctcaagtgctcatcatggaggagagaactaaacgttcaaaagtttgggtatatttttcaaaagtcgatgacaacaacgctcgttgccacaagtgcaacaaatcatttgccagtaaggggggcaatacaagcaatctgtcgaaacatcttttgtcgaaacatggtattaatctgcagaaatgcggagttttccactgctttgctcgtagtgttccatccatgtccactgcaggtaagccgtatgagccatagatacggagctagctaggctaataacggagaaggcagatatgttgatttttctgcagaagaactgttaggataatgttctagggtcttgtttgtttgaacttccgttagccttttgctgtaaaaatttatttttaatatatttttttctttatctttatctacttttattttttatcttatttgttgttgttgaatgttgattataaagtctataattcagacgcatttaaaacattgctgctgctgttgctgctgaataaataatatttgtttatatttatataaagttatataatagaataataaagcaatgtcgattctgttcttaattgtcttttttcttgcataataatcaaaaagaaccaacaagagtatcgataaagtaccgaaccgataagcagtaccgataagagtagtagtatcgataaaatcctaacgatacccattcctagtagggacgcccgaccaagccggaggtaacacgggggggggggggggtttcgatCCAGTGATcctcgttggtaggcaacggaatagaccgctacaccacccggacgcccacttcaTCATCCACTTCATCATCCAATCTGAATAACCTTATGCTTGTAAAGTTCTTTGTGTTCTATTGCATTTGCACGTTTATTGACAACTTTCTTTGCTCAATGTAAGTATATCGCTTGATGTGCGGTAAAGACGTAGTTGACGGAAGTGCCTCTCCAATTCTGACTgttttttaaaattcaaattctgaCTGGTTCATTAGATCGCTTGAATTTAATGACGTCAACAAGCTCCTGTAGGTCCCACCTACTTCAAACTAGTGAGTTGAGAAGAGAAACAGACACATGCAGAGATGTCTCGCTTGAAATAACTAAACATGTACCtccttttggtgtcagttgtatATTTACTCAGGACCACATTGCTTATAGTAGGAAGCTAATTAGTTCATTTATGAAACATTCAAATACATACATTGAGAATTGATAAGGGTTTCAAGCATGCTGTGACAAAGTTAAATGGGAGACCCTATAGGTTTTGTTTCTTTAAAgcatgagaccccccccccccaaaaaaatctaatCGCCCCCGACCCTTATCCATGAAGGCTAGAACTGGGCCTGCATCCTAAGTAGTTCCTAAGTAGTTAAGTTAACCTAAGATTTAGCCATGATGTTATGGCTCCCACTCTAGTTCCACCTCCCCTCCACCGAATTTGCTCATGGCTGAGGTTCCTATAATCGTCTGTCACCACTCTACCCATTTTAGCCTACTCTTTTCCTTGAACCATCTGCAATGTACATAAATCTTAGAGTAATATTAAATTACAATTATCTACATACAACAGTAGTACAGCTGTTCTATACTGATACACCAGTTGTGCTGTTGATGTCCCTAAGATGGTGTCCAAGAACACCGTTAAAGAGGTCAGGTCAAGAAGTTTGACTTTTAATCCCTCCTTTATAGGTATGCCCTGATCAAGTAATTTCAGATTGAAAAGAAAAAGATGAGGATAACATAACACAAATATTTATTTGTCAGTATTATGATTTTGATAATAATTTAGTATCCATAATTTTCAAATTTTGCTTCTTTTAAATTTGCAGTTACATTGCGAGACAAGGTCTCTAGGAAATGTGTTACCAAGCTCAAATTAACCATATTTGCCATATATTTTTGTCTGTTCTGTAATACTGGCATGCTGCAGATATTTTTAAAATTTTTGAGATACCAGTTTTGTTAGTGTGGTtctcagacacagccaatgtcAAGGAGgtagttacaaaaaaaaaaaaaaaagaccagctaCTAAATAAATTGAGACTGAAATTTGGAACATAGACTAATTTTGCTTGGCAGTAGTGATGCTATATGCCAAAGTGCTATGAAGTAAGAAGTAACAGGTTCAAAAATCACCAGAGACATTTTCCTCTAGCTCTTTCCTTTAGGGGCTTTCTTCATTTTCttccctttcctcctcctcttcatcatcatcatcatcatcgtctctCCCCATGTCAGGAACCCAGAGTCCAGAGTCAATGCACCTCATCATGTGGTATTTTCCCTCCTTTAGCGAGAACACAATTAGGTAGTTTCCAAAACATTTTTTCTAAGTTATAACAAGATTTGTTGATTCCACTTTTTGTCCACCAAAAGACACCATTTTTACCAGCATTTGCAAAGAATGCCACTGAaacatttatactcacacacattcccaccaatCGCTCACCGTAAGGTCCAGTTTGCTGATGGCATCCTGCAGCATCTGGATGTTCTTTTCATCAAAGCCCCTTTGCATTTCCTGTGAAATCATCAGCTGTATGTAAGCAATAGGTTTGGCACAACTGCAAGGATTCCACTTTGAGTTATTCACTCTGAAGCATGGCCTCTTGTGACTTATCACTTTAATACAATACTAACCCACGATTATTATAATGAAAAAACCCACCAAATGTTCACTTAAACTTTGAATCAATAACAAACTATAACGATAAAGTGTCTTGAACAGTGTCTATGCAAATGATGCAATTATCAGTTGTATGTGGGCATCAAAGACCCCCACATGACCTGGGAATACTGCATTTCATCTAGCCGACACATGTGGGGTCCAGAGCAGTAGGGCAGATAAAATATGAGGTAAGTAGAAAGGCGACACCGGTGTTAAGCAGCTAAAATTTCTGTGTAGAGAAGCTGGGGTGTGGTGTTCTACTACAGCACAGCcaccttcagccccccccccacacacacacacaccaccaccatcattGCCCTCTTCGTCTACTTCCCTTTTATCGCCTTTTTCACAACATGGCTTACTTGCTGTTTAACACTAATGCCTTCACATACAACTGAGGACCAGAATTATCTATCTGAAATGTGCCACTTCTGTTAATGTCAATGGCAATAAAGTGCATGTCAACAAATCAAGCAAAAATATATGCTAATAAGAGattatatatctatgtatatatgtAGAAATTTGCATCTGGCATCCACTCAAGGTCATCAAAGTTTTTAGAGGATGATTACACGACTCTAACCAATTAAACCAGACAGTATAAAaactctgttttgtttttttgttttttgattttcccttaattttctccccagttgtacatggccagttaccccactcttctgagccatcccggtcgctgttccaccccctctgccaagctggggagggctgcagactaccacatgcctcctccgatacatgtggagtcaccagccgcttctttttacctgacagtgaggagtttcaccagggggacgtagcacgtgggaggatcacactattcccccaagttccccctcccccgtgaacaggtgcccccgatcgaccagaggaggcgcaagtgaagcgacccggacacatacccacatccggcttcccacccgcagacacagccaattgtgtctgtagggacgcccgaccaagccacaggtaacatggggattcgaactggcaatccccgtgttggtaggcaacggaatagaccactacccggACGTCCTCTTTGTTTGTTTTGACATGGAAAAAGATCACTTGAATTTTCCAAATGATAATGTCGGATTGTTCATTGAAGGGCAATGACTTGTGCTACAGTGAGAATTTAAGTtgaagtagaaacagatcagacTTGAGAGTGTCAACATTAAATTAAGGAAATTGCAATCTCTGTGTGTTTGCAACACATGAACATTCAAGAAAGTGCCAGGATGCAACGCTGTCTCTGTAATTAATCCACGTATGTTGTGAATGCAAGTGGTCCACATCATACAATAACATATGCAGGTACGTGTCCTGTTCTCTCACTTTGATTCTCTAAGTACTTCTATTTCccacttgtgtgttgagccagcaaaacaacCATTTCATTACGAGAATAAGTGTAAACTTGCATTCATATGtaacaaataaacttgaaaacAAAATGATTTGGTACTTAAATACCTTGACACAGGCAGATTTTTTTCCTTTAGGGAACCATCTGTGTACACTGTATGTCAATAATGTAATGGCTTGTGTCATAGACTCATCTTAAGCCTAACATTTTCTAATGTAGGATGGTCTTCTGCGCTATGTCTGATAATATGGGTTTGTCacccatgtgcatgtgtgtgtgtgtgtgtgtgtgtgtatgtgtgtgtgtttgtttagacttttTCCCAAATGCTATCCTGTTCCATAACAGACAGGCAAATGGGAGGCAATGGAAAGTGAAGCTAATCCATTAGGGCACCTAGCACTGAGTGGGCATTATGCAACTTTCACAAGGCTTTGTGTTACCTTAGGAAGAGAGTTGTAGACCTCCACAGGGTCCAAGCCACCTGGACCTAGTCTTTtctgcctctcctcctcctcacgcGCCTTCATAGCATTCTCTATGCGAACCCGAGCACAATCCCGAACTCGCTCCTTCAGTGACTCAAGCTCAGTGAAGAACGCATCTTGGTATGGTTTATCTGCGATCTACAAGACACAAATGATTCAATATACAAATAATGTAACCGATAATAATATAAACATTTTACTAATGTTAACAAATGAAGTGACTAGATGGATAAGAACACAGGTAGAAGCAGAGACACGACACCAACAGAACGTCACAAACCTTTATCTTGGAGAAGAACTGTCTGAAGCAGCCCCGTGGGTCAACCTGCAGTGCCTGAGCCATCTCAAGGATAAACTGCATCACAATGGTCTGGTGGGCCACTTGCTCCATCAATGCATGTTTCTACCACAGTTATGCACACAGATTAAAAGCCTTCCCAGGAGTGAATTTTAAATGAAAACACATACACaacttgtttttatttactcCTCTCTTTCTCTACGTCTAATGTCCATTTCCGTGTTCTCCTAATTACACAACCACTATGGTTGTTGGGGAGGATGAAGACTACCATGTGCACCGCCTGATATACACGAAGTCAacgactgcttcttttcacccgcaGGTCTCCCCTTAGGAAATTACCACATGTGGTGGCCATGCTATTTTCCTCATTATCTACCCTCAGCTGTACAGGCACCGTACCACCTGTAAGAGTCACTGCTTGCGATGACAGGAAAAGTTCAGCCTACAGTCTCCCTACCAGGAAACATGGCCAATTATGCTGCCTGTCACAAACAGCTCAGCCAGAGGGAACACTGGCACTTGAACAGCACTCTTAGCATTGGGGCACTTGCGTATTAGTCCACTCTGTGCCACCTAAGCACCCTGACACACTCATAACTCTTCATCATACTCTTTACATACAGTGCTTCTCACCTCTTCCACTTCCAAATCAATACACATGACGACTAGATAATTGGCAGTCTCTTCACACACcaggtgagggtggtctgacaggtacTTCTGACTGTCGTCCCAGCGCCGCATcatacctgacacacacacacacacacacacacacacacacacacacacacacacacacacacacacacacacacacacacacacacacacacacataaatatatccCTCCTGCATAAAGAGAGGCACCAAAACAAACTGGGCAAAATGACATAACAACCTGGACTTGATTGCCCCTCTCCCCAACACACTCACTCTCAACACTACACTTCTCACAACTTTATACCCACAGAAGGATAGATGGAGTATCATTATATTTGAGGAAAAGGGGCAAAGATAATGATAGagaatgaaaataaagacagcaaACCCACCGAAGTGCTTGATTTGCTTCTCATGCTTGTCTACAAAGTTTTtgtgtttctcttctttttcttcctccgTCTCTTCCTTGGCAACATGTTTGATGTTCAGCACACTCTAGAGAGCAAAACCGACAAGAGGGACTtaagaataataagaaaaaaagaccatcaatttaaaaaaaaattgtgagcAGCCTTAGTGGTACCCAATGGGACAATCTCTGCCCACCTTGCTGAAGCCATCTTTGCTGAGGGTGTCAACATTCCAGGGAagtttcttttcctctctccgATATTCTGCCATCATTTTCTCAAGTAATTCCTCATCTTTCCTCAGTTTTTTAATCTCTGCTTTAGTCTTATCCAGATCGGCTTTtctctcatcctcctcctctccctctttcactcCATCTCGGTCTTCCAGCCCCCTCAGTCGTCCCTGGGCCTCTTCTATGCGACTCTTGCAGTCTGCTATGTTATTTTCCAAATCCTCCCCTCTCTGCTGAAACTCAGCCATCCTCTCCAAACGGGCCTGTTTTGAGGCAGGCCAGAGTGAGATTAATGAAAGGTGAAAATAATGAGAATCTTtgttgattttttatttattttgagataATTTTATTTACTTTTAGAATGTGAAAATACAGTAGAGCTAAAATGGGAAAGGCAATGAACAAGCAAAAAGGGGGTGAAGAAGATATTGG
This genomic stretch from Lampris incognitus isolate fLamInc1 chromosome 5, fLamInc1.hap2, whole genome shotgun sequence harbors:
- the cdc37 gene encoding hsp90 co-chaperone Cdc37, with amino-acid sequence MTTKTGVDYSVWDHIYVSDDEDVTHPNVDTPSLYRMRHRARLERMAEFQQRGEDLENNIADCKSRIEEAQGRLRGLEDRDGVKEGEEEDERKADLDKTKAEIKKLRKDEELLEKMMAEYRREEKKLPWNVDTLSKDGFSKSVLNIKHVAKEETEEEKEEKHKNFVDKHEKQIKHFGMMRRWDDSQKYLSDHPHLVCEETANYLVVMCIDLEVEEKHALMEQVAHQTIVMQFILEMAQALQVDPRGCFRQFFSKIKIADKPYQDAFFTELESLKERVRDCARVRIENAMKAREEEERQKRLGPGGLDPVEVYNSLPKEMQRGFDEKNIQMLQDAISKLDLTEGKYHMMRCIDSGLWVPDMGRDDDDDDDEEEEEREENEESP